The following are from one region of the Aquirufa lenticrescens genome:
- the trpB gene encoding tryptophan synthase subunit beta, producing MSFNVDERGYYGNFGGAFIPEMLYPNVEELRSRYLDIIAEPSFQEEFHALLKDYVGRPTPLFKAERLSGKYNTNIYLKREDLCHTGAHKINNTIGQILVAKRLGKSKIVAETGAGQHGVATATVCALMGMECIVYMGAIDIERQAPNVARMRMLGAHVVPATSGSKTLKDATNEAMRHWINHPVDTHYIIGSVVGPHPYPDMVARFQAVISEEIRFQLQEKEGRDYPDYVIACVGGGSNAAGAFYHFLDEPRTALIAAEAAGLGVNSGHSAATTFLGKPGVLHGSKSLSMQTEDGQVIEPYSISAGLDYPGIGPMHAHLFESGRATFYGVTDEEALVAAVECSQLEGIIPALETAHALAVFERLQAKPNEIVVVNVSGRGDKDLATYQNRLKLND from the coding sequence ATGTCATTTAATGTAGATGAGCGTGGGTATTACGGGAATTTTGGCGGGGCCTTTATTCCAGAAATGTTATACCCGAATGTCGAGGAATTACGTTCCCGCTATTTAGACATTATCGCGGAACCCTCTTTTCAGGAAGAATTCCACGCCTTATTAAAGGATTACGTGGGTCGTCCTACGCCGCTTTTCAAGGCGGAGCGTTTGTCTGGGAAATACAACACGAATATCTATTTAAAGCGCGAAGATTTGTGTCACACCGGTGCACACAAGATTAATAATACGATTGGCCAAATCCTCGTTGCGAAACGCCTTGGGAAATCAAAAATCGTCGCAGAAACAGGTGCTGGACAACACGGCGTGGCCACAGCCACGGTTTGTGCCTTGATGGGTATGGAATGTATCGTCTACATGGGTGCCATCGACATCGAAAGACAAGCCCCTAACGTGGCGCGTATGCGGATGTTAGGTGCTCACGTAGTGCCGGCAACATCCGGTTCAAAAACCTTGAAAGACGCCACCAATGAGGCGATGCGCCACTGGATTAATCATCCGGTAGATACCCATTACATCATCGGTTCGGTGGTGGGACCCCATCCTTACCCGGACATGGTCGCTCGTTTTCAAGCGGTTATTTCGGAGGAGATCCGTTTCCAATTACAAGAGAAAGAAGGCCGCGATTACCCCGACTACGTGATTGCGTGTGTGGGTGGTGGATCTAATGCGGCTGGTGCGTTTTACCATTTCTTAGACGAGCCACGCACGGCATTGATCGCAGCGGAGGCTGCAGGTTTAGGTGTAAATTCTGGCCATTCAGCTGCGACGACTTTCTTAGGAAAGCCGGGCGTGCTACATGGTAGCAAGAGTTTATCGATGCAAACCGAAGATGGCCAGGTGATCGAACCTTATTCGATCTCTGCCGGCTTAGATTATCCTGGAATTGGGCCTATGCACGCGCATTTGTTCGAATCAGGACGCGCCACTTTTTATGGGGTAACTGATGAGGAGGCCTTAGTGGCTGCTGTGGAATGCTCCCAATTAGAGGGAATTATTCCGGCTTTAGAGACGGCACATGCTTTGGCCGTATTCGAAAGATTGCAAGCTAAGCCGAATGAAATTGTAGTCGTTAATGTTTCCGGAAGAGGGGACAAAGATTTAGCGACTTACCAAAACCGTTTAAAATTGAATGACTAA
- the trpA gene encoding tryptophan synthase subunit alpha translates to MNRISALFSKATEPILNVYTTAGFPRLEDTMTVLNALQAGGVDIIEVGMPYSDPVADGETIQLSNQAALEQGMSVAHLFEQLKDMRQTITVPVLLMGYINPVLQYGVEAFCAKCAEVGVDGLILPDLPMVEYEASYKAIFEKYGLYNILLITPQTNDERIRHIDSVSKGFIYMVSSASTTGAKTGISADQEVYFSRIASMNLQNPRLIGFGISDHESFLKASKNASGAIIGSAFVKMIAQAKDLSAEIVAFVQSIKGKN, encoded by the coding sequence ATGAACAGAATTTCAGCTCTATTCTCCAAGGCGACTGAGCCTATTTTAAATGTATATACCACGGCTGGTTTTCCTCGTTTGGAGGATACGATGACCGTTTTGAACGCGCTGCAAGCAGGAGGCGTCGATATTATTGAGGTAGGAATGCCTTATTCTGATCCAGTGGCCGATGGGGAAACGATCCAGCTATCGAATCAAGCCGCTTTAGAACAAGGAATGAGTGTGGCACATCTTTTCGAGCAATTGAAAGACATGCGTCAAACAATCACGGTACCCGTTCTTTTGATGGGTTATATTAATCCCGTTTTACAATACGGCGTGGAGGCTTTTTGTGCGAAATGCGCGGAAGTAGGCGTGGATGGATTGATTTTACCAGACCTGCCTATGGTAGAATACGAGGCATCCTACAAAGCCATCTTTGAGAAATACGGCTTATACAATATCTTATTGATCACCCCGCAAACCAACGATGAGCGTATTCGCCACATTGATTCAGTTTCAAAAGGATTCATTTACATGGTCTCTTCTGCAAGTACGACAGGGGCAAAAACAGGTATTTCTGCTGATCAGGAAGTTTATTTCTCCCGGATTGCATCTATGAATTTACAAAACCCTCGTTTGATTGGTTTTGGAATCTCAGACCACGAGAGCTTTTTGAAAGCATCTAAAAATGCGTCTGGAGCCATCATTGGTAGTGCTTTTGTGAAGATGATCGCGCAGGCGAAAGACCTTAGCGCTGAGATCGTTGCCTTTGTGCAGTCGATTAAAGGTAAAAACTAA
- the rplS gene encoding 50S ribosomal protein L19, producing MSDLIKFVEQENAARRGEHPEFAAGDTVNVHVKIREGNKERIQVFQGLVIQRKNSGAGESFTVRKISNGIGVERIFPILSPNIDKIEVLRRGKVRRARLYYMRGKQGKAARVKEKKK from the coding sequence ATGAGCGATTTAATTAAATTCGTAGAGCAAGAAAACGCAGCACGTAGAGGAGAACACCCTGAATTCGCTGCAGGAGACACAGTTAACGTACACGTGAAAATTCGTGAAGGTAACAAAGAGCGTATCCAGGTTTTCCAAGGTTTAGTTATCCAACGTAAAAATTCTGGTGCTGGTGAGTCTTTCACAGTTCGTAAGATCTCTAACGGTATCGGTGTTGAGCGTATTTTCCCAATCTTGTCACCAAACATCGACAAAATTGAAGTATTACGTCGTGGTAAAGTACGTCGTGCACGTTTATATTACATGCGTGGTAAGCAAGGAAAAGCGGCTCGTGTTAAAGAGAAGAAAAAATAG
- a CDS encoding Gfo/Idh/MocA family protein, producing the protein MKTNASNRREFLHNASMLGGMAFLPSSLKDATKTFAPATPERIIAPRLKFGVVGINHGHIYSMANSIIRGGGEFVSYYAKEPDLIKDFAKRYPQAKLVKSEAEVLEDPSIKLVLSSITPNERAPLGIRVMQHGKDYMVDKPGIISLEQLAEVRKVQQETKRIYSISFSERFENKATELASQLVASGKIGKVMQTLGTGPHRMSVNSRPDWFFDTKYYGGIITDIASHQVDQFLHFTGSTQGEVVASQIANHHHPQYPKFQDFGDLMLRSNKGSGYIRVDWFTPDGLNTWGDGRLTILGTDGYMEVRKNTDIASPHGTGSHLYVVTNKETVYIDCKDVNLPHGELLVNDVLNRTETAMTQAHCFLSTELALIAQKNATNISIKA; encoded by the coding sequence ATGAAAACCAATGCTTCGAATCGCCGCGAATTCTTGCACAATGCAAGTATGTTAGGCGGTATGGCCTTTTTGCCTAGTTCTTTAAAAGACGCCACCAAGACTTTTGCACCTGCAACACCTGAACGCATCATTGCGCCGCGTTTAAAATTTGGGGTGGTGGGAATCAATCATGGACATATCTATTCCATGGCGAACTCCATCATTCGGGGTGGTGGGGAGTTTGTCTCTTATTATGCGAAGGAACCGGATTTAATTAAAGATTTTGCCAAACGTTATCCACAAGCCAAACTGGTGAAAAGCGAGGCCGAGGTCTTAGAAGATCCTTCCATCAAATTAGTCCTTAGCTCCATTACGCCTAACGAACGCGCTCCTTTAGGAATACGTGTGATGCAGCATGGGAAAGATTATATGGTGGATAAGCCAGGAATCATTAGTTTGGAACAATTAGCAGAGGTTCGTAAGGTTCAACAAGAAACGAAGCGAATCTATTCGATTTCATTCAGTGAGCGTTTTGAAAACAAAGCAACCGAGCTTGCGAGTCAGTTAGTGGCCTCAGGAAAAATAGGTAAAGTGATGCAAACCTTAGGAACAGGACCTCACAGAATGAGTGTGAATTCTCGTCCTGATTGGTTTTTTGACACGAAATATTACGGAGGAATTATCACGGATATTGCTTCCCACCAGGTAGATCAATTCTTACATTTTACGGGTTCGACGCAAGGAGAAGTAGTTGCTTCCCAAATCGCCAATCACCATCATCCACAATACCCTAAATTCCAAGATTTTGGAGATTTGATGCTTCGAAGCAATAAAGGCTCTGGCTATATTCGGGTAGACTGGTTTACGCCTGACGGCTTAAATACCTGGGGCGACGGTAGACTGACCATCTTAGGAACAGATGGTTATATGGAAGTACGAAAAAATACGGATATCGCCTCTCCACATGGAACAGGAAGCCATTTATACGTGGTGACGAATAAAGAAACGGTATATATCGATTGCAAGGATGTCAACCTGCCACATGGTGAATTACTCGTGAATGATGTACTGAATAGGACGGAGACGGCGATGACTCAAGCGCATTGTTTCTTGTCTACGGAATTAGCCTTAATTGCGCAGAAAAATGCAACTAACATATCGATCAAAGCATGA
- a CDS encoding Gfo/Idh/MocA family protein, with protein sequence MKRRKFINNLALGAVGTFGFPTIVPANVLGGKDAPSNKINIAQIGCGRIARTHDLPGTWKHDKARIMAVCDLDRHRTEETKQLVEEYYTKKTGQSNYIDVKMYDDYREMLLNKDIDAVMISTPDFWHAQPAMEAALAGKDIYLQKPTSLTIHEGRQLANVIKKTGRILQVGTQQRSTSQFRIAAELVRNGRIGKLHTVKIGLPGDPSGPPAPAMPVPKGFNFDMWLGSTPEMAYTEIAVHPQKGYDRPGWLRMEQFGAGMITGWGQHHYDSAAWGMDTELTGPISVEAVAEFPKSGLWNVHGDFMSKAEYANGITMYTSGGYQNGIRYEGSEGWIFVSRGDYAATPSDPTAKVRSKALDASDPKILQSVIGEKETHLYHSEDQHGNWLDCIESRKEPISPIEIGHRACTVCLITHVAMKIPRKLQWDPTKEHFVNDAEANTWLRRAQRAPYGTDRIKF encoded by the coding sequence ATGAAACGGAGAAAATTTATCAATAACCTAGCACTAGGTGCTGTGGGCACATTCGGTTTCCCTACCATCGTTCCAGCAAATGTGTTAGGCGGAAAGGATGCCCCTAGCAACAAAATCAACATCGCCCAAATCGGCTGTGGACGCATCGCGCGCACCCACGATTTGCCCGGCACCTGGAAGCACGACAAGGCGCGTATCATGGCGGTTTGTGATTTAGATCGCCACCGTACCGAGGAGACGAAGCAATTAGTCGAAGAATACTACACGAAGAAAACAGGTCAATCGAATTACATCGATGTGAAGATGTACGATGATTACCGCGAGATGCTTTTAAATAAGGACATTGATGCGGTGATGATTAGTACGCCGGATTTCTGGCATGCACAACCAGCGATGGAAGCGGCCCTAGCAGGGAAAGATATTTACTTGCAAAAACCTACCTCTCTGACCATTCACGAAGGTCGTCAATTGGCTAATGTGATTAAGAAAACGGGTCGCATTCTGCAAGTAGGAACGCAACAGCGCTCTACTTCTCAATTTAGAATTGCTGCCGAATTAGTGCGCAACGGACGTATCGGAAAATTACATACGGTGAAAATCGGTTTGCCAGGCGATCCTTCGGGACCTCCTGCCCCAGCGATGCCGGTGCCGAAAGGATTCAATTTCGACATGTGGTTAGGCTCTACCCCAGAAATGGCTTACACGGAAATTGCGGTGCATCCACAAAAAGGCTACGATCGCCCGGGTTGGTTGCGTATGGAGCAATTTGGAGCGGGAATGATTACCGGTTGGGGTCAGCACCACTATGATTCCGCTGCTTGGGGAATGGATACCGAATTAACAGGTCCTATTTCAGTAGAAGCGGTGGCGGAGTTCCCGAAGTCAGGCCTTTGGAATGTACACGGAGACTTTATGTCGAAAGCGGAATATGCTAACGGAATCACGATGTACACTTCAGGAGGTTACCAAAACGGTATTCGCTACGAAGGGTCAGAAGGATGGATTTTTGTTTCGCGCGGCGATTATGCAGCAACACCTAGTGATCCAACGGCGAAAGTGCGTTCTAAAGCCTTAGATGCGTCTGATCCGAAGATTTTGCAATCCGTAATCGGCGAGAAAGAAACACACTTGTATCATTCGGAAGATCAACACGGTAACTGGTTAGATTGTATCGAGTCACGTAAGGAGCCGATTTCTCCGATTGAGATAGGGCACCGCGCTTGTACGGTTTGTTTGATCACGCACGTAGCGATGAAAATACCACGCAAATTGCAATGGGATCCTACGAAGGAACACTTTGTAAATGATGCGGAAGCGAATACTTGGTTACGTAGAGCACAGCGTGCTCCATACGGAACGGATCGGATTAAGTTTTAG
- a CDS encoding ABC transporter ATP-binding protein, which produces MTKIIETQSISKRYVMGEEIIDALKDINISVNKGEYVAFMGPSGSGKSTLMNIVGCLDTPSTGKYILNGQDVSEMSENELAAVRNKEIGFVFQTFNLLPRQSALENVALPLIYAGYTKKERTEIAMNALKGVGLDNRALHKPNELSGGQRQRVAVARALVNDPSILLADEPTGNLDTKTSYEIMDLFDQLHKKGNTIVMVTHEDDIAQYAHRIIRLRDGVVESDTINKNVRKVEKI; this is translated from the coding sequence ATGACTAAAATTATCGAGACCCAATCTATTTCAAAACGTTACGTGATGGGCGAAGAAATCATTGACGCCCTAAAGGACATCAATATTTCGGTAAACAAAGGAGAATACGTGGCTTTTATGGGTCCATCTGGTTCTGGCAAATCCACTTTAATGAACATTGTAGGCTGCTTAGATACGCCTTCTACAGGCAAATATATCTTGAATGGACAAGATGTATCTGAGATGTCAGAAAATGAATTAGCGGCGGTAAGAAACAAGGAAATCGGTTTTGTTTTCCAAACCTTTAACCTACTACCCCGCCAATCAGCACTTGAAAACGTAGCCTTGCCTCTAATCTATGCAGGATACACCAAGAAAGAACGCACAGAAATCGCGATGAACGCGTTAAAAGGAGTAGGACTAGACAACCGCGCCTTACACAAGCCGAACGAGCTTTCAGGGGGACAAAGACAGCGTGTAGCCGTAGCTCGTGCTTTAGTGAATGACCCTTCGATCTTATTAGCCGATGAACCTACTGGTAACTTAGATACCAAAACCTCGTATGAGATCATGGATCTCTTCGATCAATTGCACAAAAAAGGCAATACCATCGTCATGGTTACCCACGAAGACGATATTGCCCAATATGCCCACCGTATCATTCGTTTGCGCGATGGAGTCGTTGAATCTGACACCATCAACAAGAACGTTAGAAAGGTTGAAAAAATCTAA